From a single Nostoc sp. MS1 genomic region:
- the nrtS gene encoding nitrate/nitrite transporter NrtS, translating into MPTALKVALVVGSILFTINHAHALLKGNMSRDRWISAGLTYIVPYFVNIHGQYISIYRNKSL; encoded by the coding sequence GTGCCAACTGCTTTAAAAGTTGCACTTGTTGTTGGCTCTATCTTATTTACCATCAATCATGCTCATGCTTTATTAAAAGGGAATATGAGCCGCGATCGCTGGATTTCCGCCGGGCTAACTTATATAGTTCCCTATTTCGTTAATATTCATGGACAATATATTAGTATTTATCGCAACAAATCTCTTTAA
- a CDS encoding anti-sigma factor antagonist (This anti-anti-sigma factor, or anti-sigma factor antagonist, belongs to a family that includes characterized members SpoIIAA, RsbV, RsfA, and RsfB.), whose amino-acid sequence MATKVQSFMTSQPTEVNFLVTTLNETVIVQVPTRLSVLEAVDFKQTCQNLTKEESLPKEIIVDFQATTFMDSSGLGALVSNFKTTQEKGIPMILRNVSPQVMAVLNLTGLDKVFSIESSSEVLPKETENASEPHKGSTRKIEQLPTTHPSVASWTKRFLDIVGALVGLVITGILLIPIVIAIQIDDPGPIFFGQIRCGWMGKRFKIWKFRSMCVDAEAKKSLVENKVQGAFFKNENDPRITRVGRFLRRTSLDEFPQFWNVLKGDMSLVGTRPPTPDEVERYEVPEWQRLDVKPGMTGEWQVNGRSKVNSFEDVIRLDLLYQKNWSLMYDLKLIFKTIAVIFDRNSGAY is encoded by the coding sequence ATGGCAACCAAAGTGCAAAGCTTCATGACCAGCCAACCCACAGAGGTAAATTTTCTAGTTACTACCCTAAACGAAACAGTAATAGTGCAGGTTCCTACGCGATTAAGCGTGCTAGAGGCAGTAGACTTTAAGCAAACTTGCCAAAACTTAACCAAAGAAGAATCTCTTCCCAAAGAAATCATCGTTGATTTTCAAGCTACCACTTTTATGGATAGCAGTGGTTTAGGAGCCTTGGTTAGTAATTTTAAAACTACCCAAGAAAAAGGGATTCCCATGATCCTGCGGAATGTTTCTCCTCAAGTCATGGCAGTGCTAAACCTTACAGGACTAGATAAAGTTTTTTCTATTGAATCTAGTAGCGAAGTACTTCCCAAAGAAACAGAAAACGCTTCAGAGCCTCACAAGGGTTCTACTCGGAAAATAGAGCAGCTTCCCACCACTCATCCTTCTGTGGCATCGTGGACTAAACGATTTCTCGATATTGTTGGTGCGTTGGTGGGTTTGGTAATCACGGGGATTTTATTGATTCCTATAGTAATTGCCATTCAAATTGATGACCCAGGCCCTATTTTCTTTGGACAAATACGTTGTGGTTGGATGGGTAAACGCTTCAAAATTTGGAAATTCCGCTCCATGTGTGTGGATGCAGAAGCGAAAAAATCCCTAGTGGAAAATAAAGTACAGGGTGCTTTCTTTAAGAATGAAAATGACCCCAGAATTACGCGAGTTGGCAGATTCTTACGCCGCACTAGTCTAGATGAATTTCCCCAATTTTGGAATGTCTTGAAAGGTGATATGAGTTTAGTAGGAACTAGACCACCTACACCAGATGAAGTAGAACGCTATGAAGTACCTGAATGGCAGCGTCTAGATGTTAAACCTGGGATGACTGGGGAATGGCAAGTAAATGGTAGGTCTAAAGTTAATAGTTTTGAAGATGTAATTCGCTTAGATTTGCTATATCAAAAAAACTGGAGTTTGATGTACGATTTAAAGCTAATTTTCAAGACTATTGCTGTTATTTTTGATAGAAATAGTGGTGCTTACTAG
- a CDS encoding ABC transporter permease subunit (The N-terminal region of this protein, as described by TIGR01726, is a three transmembrane segment that identifies a subfamily of ABC transporter permease subunits, which specificities that include histidine, arginine, glutamine, glutamate, L-cystine (sic), the opines (in Agrobacterium) octopine and nopaline, etc.) — translation MIDDVSEKSLTSGHVNLFFTACEKSGIVGVLAGVARLSDNWLVRNIALVYVEIFRNTPLLLQLLFWYFAVFLGFPKADNKISLGGLIGLSQNGIELPWFTLSPEFSALLLGLTFYTGAFIAEIVRGGIGSVSKGQWEAARSLGLKPGLIMRLVIFPQALRVIIPPLTSQYLNLTKNSSLAIAIGYPDIYFVASTTFNQTGRAVEVMLLLMLTYLTLSLTISLIMNTFNRTVQIKER, via the coding sequence TTGATTGATGATGTATCAGAAAAGAGCCTCACATCAGGTCATGTAAATTTATTTTTTACTGCTTGTGAGAAATCCGGGATCGTCGGTGTGTTAGCTGGGGTTGCCAGATTATCAGATAACTGGTTAGTACGGAATATTGCGCTGGTGTATGTGGAAATTTTTCGGAATACGCCGCTACTTTTACAGTTGCTATTCTGGTACTTTGCCGTTTTTCTCGGTTTTCCCAAAGCTGATAATAAAATTTCTCTTGGGGGATTGATTGGGCTGAGTCAAAATGGCATAGAACTACCTTGGTTTACCCTATCTCCTGAGTTTTCTGCTTTATTGCTGGGTTTAACTTTTTACACAGGCGCTTTCATCGCAGAGATTGTCCGGGGTGGGATTGGATCAGTATCGAAAGGACAATGGGAAGCAGCGCGATCGCTCGGCTTAAAACCTGGCTTAATCATGCGCTTAGTTATTTTTCCCCAAGCTTTGCGAGTGATTATTCCTCCCCTAACCAGTCAGTATTTAAACTTAACAAAAAACTCAAGTTTAGCGATCGCGATCGGCTATCCTGATATTTATTTTGTCGCCTCCACTACCTTTAACCAAACAGGTAGAGCCGTAGAAGTCATGTTACTACTCATGCTTACCTATCTCACCCTTAGTTTGACTATATCTCTCATCATGAATACCTTTAATCGCACCGTGCAGATTAAGGAGAGGTAG
- a CDS encoding amino acid ABC transporter ATP-binding protein → MTEQTPIIISENVHKWYGKFHVLQGVSLTVYRGEVVVLMGPSGSGKSTFIRTFNALEEYQQGKIIIDGITLGHDLRNIEAIRREVGMVFQQFNLFPHLTVLQNITLAPIWVRRAKKAKAEELAMQLLERVGILEQANKYPGQLSGGQQQRVAIARALAMQPKIMLFDEPTSALDPEMVREVLDVMRGLARDGMTMVVVTHEVGFAREVADRVVLMDGGNLVESATPENFFTKPQEERTRRFLSQIL, encoded by the coding sequence ATGACAGAACAAACGCCGATAATTATTTCTGAAAATGTGCATAAATGGTATGGGAAATTCCATGTGCTTCAAGGTGTGAGTTTAACAGTGTACCGTGGAGAAGTGGTAGTTTTGATGGGGCCTTCTGGGTCGGGTAAATCAACATTTATTCGTACTTTTAATGCTTTAGAGGAGTATCAGCAAGGCAAAATCATTATCGATGGAATTACTCTGGGTCACGACTTACGAAATATTGAAGCCATTCGTCGAGAAGTAGGAATGGTATTTCAGCAATTTAATTTATTTCCCCATTTAACTGTCCTGCAAAATATTACTTTGGCTCCTATTTGGGTACGGCGAGCGAAAAAAGCTAAAGCCGAAGAATTGGCAATGCAATTGTTGGAAAGAGTGGGGATTTTAGAACAAGCGAATAAATACCCCGGACAGTTATCTGGAGGACAACAACAACGAGTGGCGATCGCGCGTGCATTAGCGATGCAGCCTAAAATTATGCTATTCGATGAACCTACTTCCGCTTTAGACCCAGAAATGGTAAGAGAAGTCCTAGACGTAATGCGCGGTCTAGCACGCGACGGGATGACAATGGTTGTAGTTACTCATGAAGTCGGATTTGCTCGTGAAGTCGCTGATCGAGTAGTTTTAATGGATGGCGGAAACCTAGTGGAATCAGCTACTCCAGAGAACTTCTTCACAAAACCTCAAGAAGAACGTACTCGCAGGTTTCTATCACAAATTCTTTAA
- a CDS encoding amino acid ABC transporter substrate-binding protein, whose translation MKKSALILGASLILTTTACGGNSAPTTTTNTGGTPVAQKTGGDRFNTIKNRGQLICGVSGEVPGFSFVGTDGKYSGIDVDICRAVAAALFDNPDAVEFRNLNAKERFTALQTGEVDILSRNTTWTLSRATSVGLEFAPVVFYDGQAIMVRKSSGIKSLADLKNKAICVQTGTTTEQNLADQMRKRNITYKPVVFEDVNITFATYAEGRCDAITADRSALVSRGTTLPKPEDNQILPEVISSEPLAPAVAKGDSKWGDTVKWVVYSLVKAEELGINSQNLAQFANSTDPDVKRFLGTEGNLGQGLGLPNDFAARVIKHVGNYAEVYDRNLGPKTKLNLARGQNQLWSKGGLLYSPPFR comes from the coding sequence ATGAAAAAATCGGCTTTAATTCTGGGAGCATCCTTAATTTTAACTACTACTGCTTGTGGGGGAAACTCAGCACCAACTACAACCACTAATACAGGAGGTACACCAGTAGCGCAAAAAACAGGTGGCGATCGCTTCAACACAATCAAAAATCGCGGACAATTAATCTGTGGTGTCAGTGGTGAAGTTCCTGGATTCAGTTTTGTGGGAACTGACGGCAAATATAGCGGTATTGATGTGGATATTTGCCGTGCCGTAGCTGCTGCCTTATTTGATAACCCAGATGCAGTAGAATTTCGCAACCTCAATGCTAAAGAACGGTTTACCGCGCTACAAACTGGCGAAGTAGATATTCTCAGCCGCAACACCACCTGGACATTAAGCCGCGCTACTTCAGTTGGTTTAGAGTTTGCACCAGTGGTTTTTTATGATGGTCAAGCAATCATGGTACGCAAAAGTAGCGGTATCAAATCTTTAGCAGACCTCAAAAATAAAGCCATTTGTGTACAAACAGGCACAACCACAGAGCAGAACTTGGCAGACCAAATGCGCAAGCGCAACATAACTTATAAACCTGTAGTTTTTGAAGACGTTAACATCACCTTTGCCACCTATGCCGAAGGACGCTGTGACGCAATTACCGCAGACCGTTCAGCTTTAGTATCCAGAGGAACGACTCTCCCCAAACCAGAAGATAACCAAATTCTGCCAGAAGTAATTTCTTCCGAACCCCTTGCCCCAGCCGTAGCCAAAGGAGATAGCAAGTGGGGTGATACCGTAAAGTGGGTAGTTTATTCCTTAGTAAAAGCTGAAGAATTGGGCATTAATTCCCAAAATTTAGCGCAATTTGCCAATAGCACAGACCCAGATGTCAAACGCTTTTTAGGAACCGAAGGCAATTTAGGCCAAGGACTAGGTTTACCTAACGACTTTGCCGCCAGAGTTATCAAACATGTAGGTAATTATGCTGAAGTTTACGATCGCAACCTCGGCCCCAAAACAAAACTCAACCTAGCACGCGGTCAAAATCAACTATGGTCAAAAGGTGGATTGTTATATTCGCCACCGTTCAGGTAA
- a CDS encoding 7-carboxy-7-deazaguanine synthase QueE, with amino-acid sequence MTAKTTAEPTARLVEVFSAIQGEGLNVGTRQIFIRFAFCDLRCHFCDSAHTWNAPDTCRIERSPGLRDFENHLNPVPLHTLIEWVQRQNLPCLHDSISLTGGEPLLHAHFLQEFLPKVRSLTGLPIYLESGGHRPEQLATILPHLDSVGMDLKLKSVSGESHWQAHSQFLQLCYPHLETFVKIIISNSTDIAELEHAALLVADVSPEIPVYLQPVTPLAASEQLSQTPVLAPAPEQVLTWQALMKRFLKQVRVVPQTHKMLNQL; translated from the coding sequence ATGACTGCTAAAACTACAGCCGAACCTACTGCACGCCTGGTTGAGGTCTTTTCTGCTATTCAAGGGGAAGGACTGAATGTCGGGACACGTCAAATTTTCATTCGCTTTGCTTTTTGTGACTTGCGCTGTCACTTTTGCGATAGCGCCCACACTTGGAATGCACCTGATACTTGTAGAATAGAACGATCGCCTGGACTGAGAGATTTTGAAAACCACTTAAATCCCGTTCCACTACACACCCTGATCGAATGGGTTCAAAGGCAAAATTTACCTTGTCTACACGATAGCATTAGCTTGACTGGGGGAGAACCACTTCTTCATGCTCATTTTTTACAAGAGTTTTTGCCCAAAGTGCGATCGCTCACTGGTTTACCTATATACCTAGAAAGCGGCGGGCATCGGCCAGAACAACTGGCCACGATTTTACCCCATCTAGATTCTGTGGGTATGGATTTGAAGCTCAAGAGCGTCAGTGGTGAATCTCATTGGCAAGCGCATAGCCAATTCCTTCAACTTTGCTATCCACATTTAGAGACTTTTGTCAAGATAATCATCTCTAACAGTACAGACATAGCTGAATTAGAACATGCTGCTTTGCTAGTGGCAGATGTCAGTCCCGAAATCCCTGTATATTTACAACCCGTCACGCCATTGGCTGCTTCTGAGCAATTGAGCCAAACACCTGTGCTTGCTCCTGCGCCTGAACAAGTGTTGACTTGGCAAGCCTTGATGAAACGGTTCTTAAAACAAGTCCGCGTCGTGCCGCAGACTCATAAAATGTTAAATCAACTCTAG
- a CDS encoding polysaccharide deacetylase family protein — protein MSNNHPKINKFFGLIAIATFLVASSITIGIFLAFRKNQTAIATPDLPDASNQVKPLVKEPSQPSAKINNLNFTVPVQYQGKTVYQPQIDSNKKTNTYTGRKVIALTFDDGPWQKTTPEILDILKQNQIKATFFWVGQALQANPEIAKQVVAEGHAIGNHTWHHWYKRMDAATVKSEIERTSELIYKTTGVKTQLFRPPGGVLNNGLASYAKSQKNAVVMWSLTSADTDPHAKYEVFIKNVVKGAKPGYIVLMHDGGGDRKRTVEALPKIISGLKQQGYEFVTVPELLEMNL, from the coding sequence ATGTCCAACAACCACCCTAAAATAAATAAATTTTTTGGTTTAATAGCGATCGCTACTTTTTTAGTAGCTAGTTCTATTACCATAGGTATATTTTTGGCGTTCCGCAAGAACCAAACGGCAATAGCCACGCCAGATTTACCAGATGCAAGTAATCAAGTAAAGCCATTAGTTAAAGAACCTTCACAGCCATCAGCTAAGATAAATAATCTTAACTTTACTGTGCCAGTCCAGTATCAGGGTAAGACAGTTTATCAGCCACAGATTGATAGTAATAAAAAAACAAATACCTATACTGGGCGGAAAGTCATCGCTCTGACTTTTGATGATGGGCCTTGGCAGAAAACCACCCCAGAAATATTAGATATTCTTAAACAAAATCAAATTAAAGCGACCTTCTTTTGGGTAGGACAAGCCTTACAAGCCAACCCTGAAATCGCCAAACAAGTTGTAGCTGAAGGTCATGCTATTGGTAATCACACTTGGCATCATTGGTATAAGCGTATGGATGCAGCCACAGTTAAGAGTGAAATTGAGCGGACATCTGAGCTAATTTACAAAACTACAGGTGTGAAAACTCAATTATTCCGTCCCCCTGGAGGAGTTCTGAATAATGGTTTAGCCAGTTACGCCAAAAGCCAGAAAAATGCTGTGGTGATGTGGTCTTTAACTTCAGCTGATACTGATCCTCATGCCAAATATGAGGTATTTATTAAAAATGTAGTCAAAGGCGCAAAGCCTGGTTATATAGTTTTAATGCACGATGGAGGAGGCGATCGCAAAAGAACAGTAGAAGCCTTACCAAAAATTATCAGTGGATTAAAACAGCAAGGTTACGAGTTTGTTACAGTTCCCGAATTACTAGAAATGAACCTGTAA
- a CDS encoding amino acid ABC transporter permease yields MTNLSWLRKNLFNTWYNSALTVICLVLLFRVLLGAFVWATTKAQWAVVQVNLPLFLVGRFPQTEYWRVWVVLAIALSLAAITAVVFFGKQRFAGLTKLVAPWLSLIWLLSFPVILWLISGGFGLRPVSSNLWNGLLLTLLMAAISIVLSFPIGLLLALGRTSKLPVIRWFSILYIEIIRGVPLIGILFLAQVMLPLLLPTDFRLDRVLRAIAGLVLFSAAYMAENVRGGLQSVSRGQVEAAKALGLNTFFVVLFIVLPQALRAVIPAIVGQFIGLFKDTSLLSLVGLVELTGISRSILAQPQFIGRYAETYLFVGFIYWVFCYLMSLASRHLERQLNN; encoded by the coding sequence ATGACTAATCTATCTTGGCTACGTAAAAACTTATTTAATACTTGGTATAACAGCGCCTTAACTGTTATCTGCTTGGTGTTACTGTTTCGGGTGTTGCTAGGGGCTTTTGTTTGGGCAACTACTAAAGCGCAATGGGCAGTTGTACAAGTTAATTTACCTTTATTTTTAGTTGGGAGATTTCCGCAAACTGAGTATTGGCGAGTTTGGGTTGTTTTGGCGATCGCTTTAAGTTTAGCTGCTATTACTGCGGTTGTATTCTTTGGTAAGCAAAGGTTCGCAGGATTGACAAAATTAGTCGCGCCTTGGCTTTCCTTAATTTGGTTATTATCATTCCCTGTTATTCTGTGGTTAATTAGCGGTGGGTTTGGTTTGCGTCCTGTTTCCAGCAATTTATGGAACGGTTTACTACTCACCTTACTTATGGCAGCAATTAGCATTGTCCTTTCCTTTCCTATTGGGCTTCTACTCGCTTTAGGAAGGACTAGCAAATTGCCTGTGATACGTTGGTTTTCTATTCTTTATATTGAAATTATTCGCGGAGTGCCACTTATTGGAATTTTATTCCTGGCGCAAGTTATGTTGCCTTTATTGTTACCTACTGATTTCCGTTTAGACCGAGTGTTGAGAGCGATCGCTGGTTTGGTACTATTTAGTGCAGCTTACATGGCAGAAAATGTACGCGGTGGACTCCAGTCTGTATCCCGTGGACAAGTTGAAGCGGCAAAAGCGTTAGGATTAAATACATTCTTTGTAGTTCTGTTTATTGTCTTACCTCAAGCATTACGAGCAGTTATTCCTGCCATTGTGGGGCAATTTATCGGACTATTTAAAGATACTTCTTTATTATCTCTTGTAGGCTTAGTGGAACTTACAGGAATTTCCCGTTCCATTTTGGCACAACCTCAATTTATTGGTCGTTATGCAGAAACCTATTTATTTGTTGGTTTTATTTATTGGGTATTTTGTTACTTAATGTCATTAGCTTCTAGGCATTTAGAAAGGCAATTGAATAATTAG
- a CDS encoding IS1380 family transposase translates to MTPTFTDITPKQFKFSGEKSHPIVVNFQGGTVTSDAGLSLIAEIDRKLEITSKFAQCFQDYRQPNRVDHSVESLIKQRIYGLVMGYEDLNDHEELRHDPMFALAVLKTIGIEDEPAILAGKSTLNRLEHCPEEIEQGVDSRYHKIGHSRSEIESLFVKIFLESYAKEPRQIILDLDVTDDLVHGNQEQVFFNTYYGGYCYAPLYIFCGKHLLASKLRPSNVDPAFGALSELQRVIKQIRQQWKNVEILVRGDSAYSRDDIMRWCESQPGLDYVFGLAQNSRLIGMTTTTQNRASLEFEQKLSTVVSFLETVFQPDEQLPSLAEDLIDNSIWYKSLDYQTRESWSRSRRVVCKVEYGTKGAKIRFVVTSLATNKVPPSQLYKQKYCQRGEMENRFKEQQLELFSDRTSTHTFAGNQLRLWFSSVAYVLMNALRQKCLAKTELQNATVGTIRTKLLKLGALITISTRRILIAITSSCPYKHIFATAHRRLKMLPNTA, encoded by the coding sequence ATGACCCCGACTTTCACAGATATTACACCAAAACAATTCAAATTCTCCGGGGAAAAATCACACCCGATTGTAGTTAATTTTCAGGGTGGGACGGTAACATCGGATGCAGGATTAAGCTTAATTGCGGAAATAGACAGAAAATTAGAAATCACATCAAAATTTGCACAGTGTTTCCAAGATTACCGTCAGCCAAATCGAGTTGACCATTCAGTAGAGAGTTTAATTAAACAACGTATATACGGGTTAGTCATGGGATATGAAGACTTAAATGACCACGAGGAATTACGTCATGACCCGATGTTTGCTCTAGCAGTCTTAAAAACAATTGGAATAGAGGATGAGCCTGCAATATTGGCAGGAAAAAGTACATTAAACCGACTGGAACATTGCCCTGAAGAGATAGAACAAGGAGTAGACAGTCGTTATCATAAAATCGGGCATTCTCGATCAGAGATTGAAAGTTTATTTGTCAAAATATTTCTAGAATCTTACGCCAAAGAGCCAAGACAAATTATTTTGGATTTAGATGTAACTGATGACTTAGTACACGGCAATCAGGAGCAAGTTTTCTTCAATACTTATTATGGGGGATACTGCTATGCTCCACTGTATATATTTTGTGGAAAACATCTGTTAGCATCCAAACTTCGCCCTTCAAATGTAGACCCAGCATTTGGGGCATTATCAGAACTACAGAGAGTGATTAAACAAATACGTCAACAATGGAAGAATGTTGAGATTTTAGTACGTGGAGATAGTGCCTATTCTAGGGACGATATCATGAGGTGGTGTGAATCACAGCCCGGTTTAGATTATGTTTTTGGATTGGCGCAAAATAGTCGTTTAATTGGGATGACTACGACGACTCAAAATAGAGCCTCGCTTGAGTTTGAGCAAAAACTATCAACAGTAGTTTCATTTTTAGAAACAGTATTTCAGCCAGATGAACAACTTCCTTCGCTTGCGGAAGATTTGATTGATAACTCAATTTGGTACAAGTCTTTAGACTATCAAACCCGTGAATCTTGGAGTCGTAGTCGTCGTGTTGTTTGTAAGGTTGAATATGGGACGAAGGGAGCTAAAATTCGTTTTGTTGTAACTTCTTTAGCTACTAATAAAGTACCTCCTAGTCAACTGTATAAACAAAAATATTGTCAGCGAGGGGAGATGGAAAATCGCTTTAAAGAACAACAATTAGAACTTTTTAGTGATAGAACAAGCACCCACACGTTTGCGGGAAATCAATTACGTCTGTGGTTTTCTTCTGTTGCTTACGTTTTGATGAATGCGTTGCGTCAAAAATGTTTAGCTAAAACTGAATTACAAAATGCCACTGTTGGAACTATTCGTACCAAGTTATTGAAGTTAGGAGCTTTAATTACTATAAGTACACGCCGTATTTTAATTGCAATTACTAGTTCTTGTCCATACAAACATATATTTGCTACTGCTCATAGACGTTTAAAAATGCTCCCTAATACTGCTTAA
- a CDS encoding DUF3318 domain-containing protein, whose product MTSYATSSAKAEMSELRRLKGLLPPELQSWVTVEGTTEVNPPLIRSEEIGKDQVEIQIDLVKWDSLAMDQRNLLFWHEVARIQNDTIPKDGWEMAALAIGLGGAVGELWVQDGLLLVLALALCGVSGWRLYQKNNGEKQMRELLDADEKAIALATRFGYSLPNAYKSLGSALKTLIDTTPSKRQRSRYEARLSALKRSANKAKGKSRNDESDL is encoded by the coding sequence ATGACATCCTATGCAACCTCCTCTGCCAAAGCGGAAATGAGTGAACTTCGGCGGTTGAAAGGCTTACTACCGCCAGAATTGCAGAGCTGGGTCACGGTTGAAGGTACAACTGAAGTCAATCCACCCCTGATCCGCAGCGAAGAAATCGGTAAAGACCAAGTAGAGATTCAAATTGACTTGGTGAAATGGGATTCTTTGGCGATGGATCAGCGTAATCTGCTATTTTGGCATGAAGTCGCCCGCATTCAAAATGACACAATTCCCAAAGATGGTTGGGAAATGGCAGCATTAGCTATTGGTTTAGGCGGTGCTGTGGGTGAATTATGGGTACAGGATGGATTATTGTTAGTTTTAGCTTTGGCGCTTTGCGGTGTTTCCGGCTGGCGATTGTATCAAAAGAATAACGGCGAAAAGCAGATGCGCGAATTGCTTGATGCTGATGAAAAAGCGATCGCCCTCGCTACTCGCTTTGGTTATAGTCTCCCCAACGCCTACAAGAGTCTTGGTAGTGCCTTAAAAACACTGATTGACACTACACCCAGTAAGCGCCAACGTTCCCGCTATGAAGCTAGGCTTTCAGCACTCAAGCGCAGCGCCAACAAGGCAAAAGGCAAATCTCGAAATGATGAATCTGATCTGTAA
- a CDS encoding esterase-like activity of phytase family protein, whose amino-acid sequence MRLSIVRKFPKYLVFAACLWLIGASESKAASLLATGTLTGSKSGVNADLSGLTGNLENGLPKNILGGLGSGLTWAGGNTFLAIPDRGPNATPYNSQVDDTVSFISRFHTISMELTPNAPGSAQPFSLIPTLAKTTLLYSSTPLTYGTGSNVSLGSGAPSVNTPSKFYFTGRSDNYDPSKNSGNPNDARFDPEGIRLSNDGTSVFVSDEYGPYIYQFNRSTGERIRTFTLPDKFYVKNLSSVGSTEIKNNTSGRTANKGVEALAITPDGKTLVAMVQASLIQDANAGGKSAKVLRMVTIDIATGATTHEYAYNLTTGSGVSDIVALNDHEFLVDERDGKGLGDGSSAAIKQVFKIDISNASDVSNLTGAQAVNKAVTKSAQPFLDIVNILNSAPNNIPKNQIPSKIEGLAIGQDVIVNGVVNHTLWVANDNDFVPETAGPNRFYVFGFTDADLGNSTFAPQNVSTVPEPTASAELLMLGLGAFLLKRQSRAIKK is encoded by the coding sequence ATGAGACTGAGCATCGTGAGAAAATTTCCCAAATACTTAGTTTTTGCTGCCTGCCTCTGGTTGATCGGTGCATCTGAATCAAAAGCAGCATCGTTATTAGCCACAGGTACACTTACTGGATCTAAATCAGGTGTTAATGCGGACTTATCTGGCTTGACTGGCAATCTGGAGAACGGTTTGCCAAAGAATATCCTGGGCGGTCTTGGATCAGGCTTAACCTGGGCAGGAGGTAACACATTCTTGGCAATACCTGACCGTGGGCCTAACGCTACTCCCTATAACAGTCAAGTTGATGACACCGTATCTTTTATTTCACGGTTTCACACTATATCGATGGAATTGACACCTAACGCGCCTGGATCTGCTCAACCTTTTTCCTTGATACCGACGTTGGCTAAAACTACCTTACTTTATAGTTCAACCCCACTCACATACGGAACAGGAAGCAATGTCAGTCTCGGTTCGGGTGCGCCTTCTGTAAATACCCCCAGTAAGTTCTACTTTACTGGCCGGTCAGACAACTACGACCCATCCAAAAACTCTGGCAATCCTAACGATGCTAGGTTCGACCCGGAAGGTATTCGCCTCTCCAACGATGGCACTAGTGTTTTTGTCTCCGACGAATACGGGCCATATATTTATCAGTTCAACCGCTCAACTGGTGAGCGCATCCGCACCTTCACCCTACCTGATAAATTCTATGTAAAAAATCTATCTTCTGTGGGTAGTACAGAGATTAAGAACAACACTTCTGGTCGCACTGCTAATAAGGGTGTAGAGGCACTCGCTATTACTCCTGATGGTAAAACTCTGGTCGCTATGGTGCAAGCTTCACTCATCCAGGATGCCAACGCTGGTGGTAAATCAGCAAAAGTGCTACGTATGGTGACTATTGACATCGCAACTGGAGCGACAACCCATGAATATGCCTACAATCTGACAACTGGATCAGGCGTGAGTGATATAGTGGCACTGAACGACCATGAGTTTCTAGTTGATGAACGTGATGGAAAAGGTCTTGGAGATGGTTCTTCTGCTGCCATCAAGCAGGTCTTCAAGATAGATATTAGCAATGCTTCTGATGTCAGCAATCTAACTGGCGCACAAGCTGTCAACAAGGCAGTCACAAAATCCGCCCAGCCTTTTCTAGATATTGTTAATATCCTCAATAGCGCACCAAACAACATACCCAAGAATCAGATTCCTTCTAAAATCGAAGGTCTTGCCATCGGTCAAGATGTTATTGTCAATGGTGTTGTCAACCATACCCTTTGGGTAGCCAACGATAACGACTTTGTACCGGAAACTGCTGGGCCAAACCGTTTCTACGTATTTGGCTTTACCGATGCAGACCTGGGTAATTCTACTTTTGCGCCTCAGAATGTTTCAACAGTCCCAGAGCCAACCGCAAGCGCGGAATTACTCATGCTCGGTTTGGGTGCTTTCTTGTTGAAGCGGCAATCAAGGGCTATCAAAAAATAA